The DNA segment TCCGCTGTATCCAAAGCTTCGCAGTAGATGCGGCGCTATTGCGATGCCCGCGCCGGCAATGCTTCCGAACGTGCCGACGAGCGAGAGACGCGCAAACACATGCGTGCGCCGCGCGTCGCCCGCAAGCTCCGCGGTAAGCGCCTGTTCGGCCACGAAATACGGCCCGAACGCGCCGCCGCTCCCGACGCCGCCACCCTGGCCGATCGTGCCGAGCGCTGCGGCAGTAACCAGCGCGACGTAATTCGCCTGCAACGCGAAGACGACGCCGGCGCCCGCCGTCAGCGCTCCGAAGAGCACCAGCACGGGCTTACGTCCGATACGATCGGCGAGCGATCCCACACCGAGCGTGAGTACGGCGCTCGATCCCGCGCCGATCGCCAGCAAGAGTCCAACCGCAGAAGCGGAGTACCCGAGCGCGAGCAGATAGAGCGGCACGACGATTGCCAGGTAGCCTTGCGAAAGGCTCCGCAGCAGTCGTCCCGCAAAGAGCGGCGCGAGGTTGGTCTGCAATCGGTTAGGTGGTGAGCACGACGCGGAAGCGAGCATCTCCGCTCATCATGCGCGCATACGCTTCGGGCGCGCGATCGAGCGGCATCGTTTCGATCTTCGCGCGAACGCCCGTGAGGACGCTAAAGCGCATCGTGTCCTCGGAATCGACGCACGTCCCCGACGGCCACGCCTTCACCGAGTGGCGGCCACCGATCATCTGCACGGTCTGCAAAGCCATCGGCTCCATCGACGCGCCGACGATCAGCAGTTGGCCGTCGATCGTCAAGCCGTTCATCGCCGGCTCCATTGCCTTCGCCGAGGTTGCAGTGGCCAAAACGAGCGTCGCGCCGCCGAGCTTTTGCAACTCCGCGCCGATATTCGAAGCGGCGCTATCGATGTATGCGTGCGCTCCGAGTTCGAGCGCGAGCGCGCGTTTCGATGCACCGCGCGCAATCGCAACCGTGTGAAAACCCATCTTCGCTGCGTATTGCACGCCGAGGTGCCCGAGCCCACCGATGCCGAGAATAGCCACGAGGTCGCCCGCCCGCGCACCGCTATTGCGTAATGCGTTAAAGGTAGTGACGCCCGCGCACATCAACGGAGCCGCTTCCGCGGCCGTAAGCCCATCGGGAATACGGGCCAGAGCGACCGCCGGAACGATCGTGTACTCGGCGTAGCCGCCGTCGTAGCGGATACCCGGAACCTGCAACTCCCTGCACGTGAGAAAATCGCCGCGGCGGCAGCGGTCGCAATGCCCGCAGTGGCCACCGTGCCAGCCGACGCCGACCCGGTCGCCGACATTCCAGCCGACGACGCCGCCGCCAACCGCATCGATCGTCCCGGCGATTTCGTGGCCCGGCACGCGCGGAAACTCGATGCCCGGCCACACGTTATGCACGGTGAGCGCATCGCTGTGGCAGATCCCACATGCCTCAATCTTCACGCGAACCGCTCCCGCGCCCGGCGAGGGCACCGGAACCTCTGCTAATTCAACCTGCCCGGCCGTGGGCGACGAAACCCGAAAACTACGCATATTCATGCTCCGCATGATCGATC comes from the Candidatus Dormiibacterota bacterium genome and includes:
- a CDS encoding alcohol dehydrogenase catalytic domain-containing protein is translated as MRSFRVSSPTAGQVELAEVPVPSPGAGAVRVKIEACGICHSDALTVHNVWPGIEFPRVPGHEIAGTIDAVGGGVVGWNVGDRVGVGWHGGHCGHCDRCRRGDFLTCRELQVPGIRYDGGYAEYTIVPAVALARIPDGLTAAEAAPLMCAGVTTFNALRNSGARAGDLVAILGIGGLGHLGVQYAAKMGFHTVAIARGASKRALALELGAHAYIDSAASNIGAELQKLGGATLVLATATSAKAMEPAMNGLTIDGQLLIVGASMEPMALQTVQMIGGRHSVKAWPSGTCVDSEDTMRFSVLTGVRAKIETMPLDRAPEAYARMMSGDARFRVVLTT